From a single Rhodococcus qingshengii JCM 15477 genomic region:
- a CDS encoding cation:proton antiporter regulatory subunit: MNVEVTPLPGIGTRKDFVLSSGRRVGVVTHRDGHTDLIVSKADDPDACAASLPLTTEEAAALSNLLGAPQLVAQLEEEHRDLPGIRTKQLYIKDGSRYDGQTLGDTGMRTRTGVSIVAVMRAGQVSPSPNPDFTFTGGDLLVAVGTPDGLAAAAKILANG; this comes from the coding sequence ATGAACGTAGAAGTCACCCCACTACCGGGGATCGGGACGCGCAAGGATTTTGTTCTGTCTTCCGGTCGTCGCGTGGGTGTCGTCACCCATCGGGACGGTCATACCGACCTCATCGTTTCCAAGGCAGACGACCCTGACGCGTGTGCTGCCTCGCTGCCTCTGACCACCGAGGAAGCGGCAGCGCTCAGCAATCTCCTGGGTGCCCCCCAGCTCGTTGCTCAGCTCGAGGAAGAGCACCGTGATCTTCCGGGCATTCGAACCAAACAGCTCTACATCAAGGACGGTTCTCGCTACGACGGACAGACCCTCGGGGACACCGGCATGCGCACGCGTACCGGAGTGTCCATCGTCGCCGTCATGCGGGCAGGACAGGTGAGCCCGTCTCCGAACCCCGACTTCACGTTCACCGGGGGAGACCTTCTCGTGGCAGTCGGAACGCCGGACGGTTTGGCTGCAGCGGCAAAAATCTTGGCCAACGGCTGA
- a CDS encoding cation:proton antiporter: MDTTTLALIELGAVFFALGLLGRLAARVGMSPIPFYLIGGLCFGQGGFIQLGDIGEFSHLASEIGIVLLLLLLGLEYTAAELVTGLKRSRVAGIVDIVLNATPGAVVGLMLGWGVVGATVMAGVTYISSSGIIAKVLSDLGRLGNRETPVVLSILVFEDLAMALYLPILTAMLAGVSFMGGLEAVGISLLVITVVLVVALRYGRYVSALLDSPDSETLLLKLLGAALLVAGISSAMQVSAAVGAFLLGIAISGSTAHNASRVLEPLRDLFAAMFFVVFGLNTDPSSIPPVLGWAAILAVVTAITKLVTGAWAARRQGVARMGQARAGAALIARGEFSIIIAGLAVSAGAVDAELAALATAYVLLMAVIGPVAARVIEPVASLYIKVRTKS, encoded by the coding sequence GTGGACACAACCACCCTCGCACTGATCGAACTCGGCGCGGTCTTCTTCGCGCTCGGACTGCTCGGACGGCTCGCTGCTCGCGTCGGCATGTCGCCGATCCCGTTCTACCTGATCGGCGGCCTGTGCTTCGGACAGGGCGGTTTCATCCAGCTCGGCGACATCGGCGAGTTCTCCCATCTGGCAAGTGAGATCGGGATCGTCCTGCTCTTGCTGCTGTTGGGGCTCGAATACACTGCGGCCGAGCTCGTCACCGGTCTCAAACGCTCGCGGGTAGCCGGCATCGTCGACATCGTCCTCAACGCCACACCTGGCGCGGTTGTCGGCTTGATGCTCGGTTGGGGCGTCGTGGGGGCGACGGTCATGGCCGGCGTCACCTACATCTCGTCTTCGGGAATCATCGCCAAGGTGCTCAGCGACCTGGGGCGCCTCGGTAACCGCGAGACACCGGTCGTGCTGTCGATTCTGGTGTTCGAAGACCTGGCGATGGCGCTGTACCTGCCGATTCTGACCGCGATGCTCGCGGGCGTGAGCTTCATGGGCGGGCTCGAAGCGGTCGGGATCTCGTTGTTGGTCATCACCGTGGTTCTTGTCGTGGCCCTCCGATACGGACGGTACGTCTCCGCCCTCCTCGACAGTCCCGACAGTGAGACGCTCCTGCTCAAGCTGCTCGGTGCCGCACTGTTGGTCGCCGGCATCAGTTCGGCGATGCAGGTGTCGGCGGCTGTGGGCGCATTCCTCCTCGGAATCGCGATCTCGGGGTCGACGGCGCACAATGCCAGTCGCGTGCTCGAGCCCCTTCGAGATCTGTTCGCCGCAATGTTCTTCGTGGTCTTCGGTCTCAACACCGATCCCAGTTCCATTCCGCCAGTCCTCGGATGGGCCGCGATCCTGGCAGTGGTCACGGCGATCACGAAGCTGGTAACCGGCGCTTGGGCGGCCAGACGTCAGGGTGTCGCGCGAATGGGTCAGGCGCGCGCCGGTGCCGCTCTGATCGCCCGCGGTGAGTTCTCCATCATCATCGCAGGCCTCGCGGTGTCCGCAGGCGCCGTCGACGCCGAACTTGCCGCATTGGCAACTGCTTACGTGCTCCTGATGGCGGTCATCGGCCCGGTGGCGGCAAGAGTTATCGAACCGGTCGCCTCGTTGTACATCAAGGTTCGTACGAAGTCCTGA
- a CDS encoding tyrosine-protein phosphatase — MSNRIARPAATALCALIISCAPVPALAGGIPALDHAGPTAAQVAADRSLHLEGASNARDIGGYDAADGQTVRWGKVFRSNALDKLTPSDLASLSERGVESVDDFRTVVERTLSQDRLPNGARSNWFDVIGTNPANLPALVDMPTMYALMVTDPGASRAFHDALVNVANTDSAVLYHCSAGKDRTGWMTAVLQTVLGVSRTDVNADYMLSNQYLTGPRTGSAFIDGVEQSWLDTSFATVDRVYGNFDNYVRDGLQLSEDDVAQLRDTLLV, encoded by the coding sequence ATGTCGAACAGAATCGCCCGTCCCGCCGCGACCGCTCTGTGTGCGCTGATCATCTCGTGTGCACCGGTCCCGGCGCTCGCCGGTGGAATTCCCGCTCTCGACCACGCCGGACCCACAGCTGCGCAGGTTGCCGCGGATCGATCGCTACACCTCGAGGGTGCGTCGAACGCGCGTGACATCGGTGGCTACGACGCCGCGGACGGGCAGACCGTTCGGTGGGGGAAGGTATTTCGCTCGAATGCCCTCGACAAGCTGACACCGTCGGATCTCGCGTCGTTGAGCGAACGCGGAGTGGAATCGGTCGACGACTTCCGTACGGTCGTCGAACGAACGCTCTCGCAGGATCGCCTTCCGAACGGGGCGCGAAGCAACTGGTTCGACGTCATCGGAACCAACCCCGCCAACCTCCCGGCGCTGGTGGACATGCCGACGATGTACGCGTTGATGGTGACCGATCCGGGGGCGAGCCGCGCATTCCACGACGCGCTGGTGAACGTCGCGAACACCGACAGTGCAGTCCTCTACCACTGCTCGGCGGGCAAGGACCGTACCGGTTGGATGACCGCAGTTCTCCAGACCGTCCTCGGCGTGAGTCGCACCGACGTGAACGCCGATTACATGCTCAGCAATCAGTACCTCACCGGACCCCGCACGGGGAGCGCGTTCATCGACGGCGTCGAACAGTCTTGGCTGGACACGTCTTTCGCCACGGTGGATCGGGTGTACGGCAACTTCGACAACTACGTCCGGGACGGCCTTCAGTTGAGCGAGGACGATGTCGCACAACTCCGGGACACACTCTTGGTCTGA
- a CDS encoding RNA polymerase sigma factor produces MDLSAGSPLWRDAARHRHERAYVAATDTRQTADSPSESEPQSPAVEAATVTAPAAKKAPAKKAPAKKAAAKKAPAKKAPAKKAAAKKASPKKAGDPDAEDGDVELEDIDITDGDLAEVESDVVEVVAVGEDEETAAEPSEKDKASGDFVWDEEESEALRQARKDAELTASADSVRAYLKQIGKVALLNAEEEVELAKRIEAGLYAVQIMQDLADKGEKLPAAQRRDMSWICRDGNRAKNHLLEANLRLVVSLAKRYTGRGMAFLDLIQEGNLGLIRAVEKFDYTKGYKFSTYATWWIRQAITRAMADQARTIRIPVHMVEVINKLGRIQRELLQDLGREPTPEELAKEMDITPEKVLEIQQYAREPISLDQTIGDEGDSQLGDFIEDSEAVVAVDAVSFTLLQDQLQSVLETLSEREAGVVRLRFGLTDGQPRTLDEIGQVYGVTRERIRQIESKTMSKLRHPSRSQVLRDYLD; encoded by the coding sequence ATTGACCTCTCCGCCGGATCACCACTCTGGCGTGACGCCGCACGACACCGTCACGAAAGGGCGTACGTGGCAGCCACCGATACACGTCAGACTGCTGATTCTCCATCAGAGTCAGAGCCACAATCTCCAGCCGTGGAGGCGGCCACCGTCACCGCTCCGGCAGCCAAGAAGGCTCCGGCGAAAAAGGCCCCCGCCAAGAAGGCAGCAGCAAAGAAGGCTCCGGCCAAGAAAGCTCCGGCCAAGAAGGCAGCAGCTAAGAAGGCCAGCCCCAAGAAGGCCGGCGATCCTGACGCCGAAGACGGCGATGTCGAGTTGGAAGACATCGACATCACGGACGGCGACCTTGCCGAGGTCGAGTCCGATGTCGTCGAGGTCGTAGCAGTCGGCGAAGACGAAGAGACCGCTGCAGAGCCGTCCGAGAAGGACAAGGCTTCCGGCGACTTCGTCTGGGACGAGGAAGAGTCCGAGGCTCTCCGTCAGGCACGCAAGGATGCCGAACTGACGGCGTCCGCCGACTCGGTTCGCGCTTACCTCAAGCAGATCGGCAAGGTCGCACTCCTCAACGCCGAAGAGGAAGTCGAACTGGCCAAGCGCATCGAGGCCGGCCTCTACGCCGTGCAGATCATGCAGGACCTCGCTGACAAGGGCGAGAAGTTGCCTGCGGCTCAGCGACGCGACATGAGCTGGATCTGCCGCGACGGCAACCGCGCCAAGAACCACCTCCTCGAGGCCAACCTCCGCCTGGTCGTCTCGCTGGCCAAGCGCTACACGGGCCGCGGTATGGCGTTCCTGGACCTCATCCAGGAAGGCAACCTCGGTCTGATCCGTGCAGTCGAGAAGTTCGACTACACCAAGGGTTACAAGTTCTCGACCTACGCCACGTGGTGGATCCGTCAGGCCATCACCCGCGCAATGGCCGACCAGGCTCGCACCATCCGTATCCCGGTGCACATGGTCGAGGTCATCAACAAGCTCGGCCGTATCCAGCGTGAGCTGCTCCAGGACCTGGGCCGTGAGCCCACGCCGGAAGAGCTCGCCAAGGAAATGGACATCACGCCGGAGAAGGTGCTGGAAATCCAGCAGTACGCGCGTGAGCCGATCTCTCTCGACCAGACCATCGGCGACGAGGGCGACAGCCAGCTCGGTGACTTCATCGAGGACTCCGAAGCTGTTGTCGCAGTCGATGCCGTCTCGTTCACCTTGCTGCAGGATCAGCTGCAGTCGGTACTCGAGACGCTGTCCGAGCGCGAAGCCGGCGTGGTTCGCCTCCGCTTCGGTCTCACCGACGGTCAGCCGAGGACTTTAGACGAAATCGGACAGGTCTACGGCGTCACGCGTGAGCGTATCCGCCAGATCGAATCGAAGACGATGTCGAAGCTGCGCCACCCGTCGCGTTCGCAGGTTCTGCGCGACTACCTCGACTAG
- the ppgK gene encoding polyphosphate--glucose phosphotransferase, with product MTTTGFGIDVGGSGVKGGTIDLSTGEMIGDRIKILTPQPSTPDAIAGTVAEIVEQAKWTGPVGITLPAVVTGGVARSAANIDKSWIDTDATALFGKALGGREVTVLNDADAAGIAEDSFGAGKDTSGVVILLTFGTGIGSAVLHNGVLLPNTEFGHLEVDGKEAEHRAASSVKEKKDWSYKEWAVEVSRVLTTFENLLWPDLFIAGGGISRKHEKWIPHLTNRTKVVPATLLNTAGIAGAALASVGLTRPAPVAG from the coding sequence ATGACAACCACAGGTTTCGGGATCGACGTCGGCGGCAGCGGCGTCAAGGGCGGCACGATCGACCTGAGCACCGGGGAAATGATCGGTGACCGCATCAAGATCCTGACCCCGCAGCCGTCCACACCCGATGCGATCGCGGGCACTGTCGCCGAGATCGTCGAGCAGGCCAAGTGGACCGGTCCGGTCGGCATCACCTTGCCCGCTGTCGTGACCGGCGGCGTCGCGCGAAGCGCCGCGAACATCGACAAGTCCTGGATCGACACCGACGCCACCGCCCTGTTCGGCAAGGCGCTGGGCGGGCGCGAGGTCACCGTCCTCAACGACGCCGACGCTGCCGGAATCGCCGAGGACTCGTTCGGAGCGGGCAAAGACACCTCCGGCGTCGTGATCTTGTTGACCTTCGGCACCGGAATCGGATCTGCCGTGCTGCACAACGGAGTTCTGTTGCCCAACACCGAGTTCGGCCACCTCGAGGTCGACGGCAAGGAAGCCGAGCACCGGGCGGCGTCGTCGGTGAAGGAGAAGAAGGACTGGAGCTACAAGGAGTGGGCGGTCGAGGTCTCGCGAGTTCTGACCACCTTCGAGAACCTGCTCTGGCCAGATCTCTTCATCGCCGGAGGCGGAATCAGCCGCAAGCACGAGAAGTGGATTCCGCACCTGACCAACCGCACGAAGGTCGTCCCCGCCACCCTCCTCAACACCGCGGGAATCGCCGGAGCTGCGCTCGCATCGGTCGGACTGACCAGGCCGGCCCCCGTCGCCGGATGA
- a CDS encoding inositol monophosphatase family protein — translation MPDFSADSLDPAQLREVAVAVAERAAEHVRLRRPEVFGLVGSGAAEGGSVAAKSTPTDPVTVVDTETEQVIRDLLAQWRPADSILGEEGGGDTDDSAGVRWVVDPIDGTVNFLYGIPAFAISVAVQIDGVSVAGAVVDVSLETTYAAHRGGGATMTTADGVVSDLQANEVTELSMALLATGFGYGADRRKVQGTLIGQILPQVRDIRRIGSAALDLCMVATGRVDAHFEHGLSPWDWAAGSLIASEAGAVINVPAPNSTSADGDVVYAVAPAIAEQFAHMLSSIGADQPIPS, via the coding sequence TTGCCCGACTTTTCCGCCGATTCTCTGGACCCCGCACAGTTGCGGGAAGTAGCCGTAGCCGTCGCCGAACGCGCAGCCGAACACGTCCGCTTGCGTCGGCCCGAGGTATTCGGCCTGGTGGGTTCCGGTGCCGCCGAGGGTGGTTCGGTTGCGGCGAAGAGCACGCCCACCGATCCCGTCACGGTTGTCGATACCGAAACCGAACAGGTGATTCGCGACCTTCTGGCGCAATGGCGGCCTGCAGATTCGATCCTGGGTGAGGAAGGTGGCGGAGACACCGACGATTCCGCGGGAGTTCGGTGGGTTGTCGATCCCATCGACGGCACGGTGAATTTTCTCTACGGAATCCCCGCGTTCGCCATCTCGGTGGCCGTACAGATCGACGGGGTCTCGGTAGCCGGGGCTGTCGTCGACGTGTCGTTGGAAACCACGTACGCCGCGCATCGGGGCGGCGGTGCAACCATGACCACGGCCGACGGCGTCGTCAGCGACCTGCAAGCCAATGAGGTGACCGAGCTGTCAATGGCGCTGTTGGCCACCGGCTTCGGTTACGGAGCGGATCGCCGGAAGGTGCAGGGCACGTTGATCGGGCAGATCCTGCCGCAGGTTCGCGACATCCGACGCATCGGTTCGGCGGCTTTGGATCTGTGCATGGTTGCCACCGGCCGGGTCGACGCTCACTTCGAACACGGACTGAGTCCATGGGACTGGGCAGCCGGCTCCTTGATCGCTTCCGAAGCGGGCGCCGTCATCAACGTCCCGGCGCCCAATTCCACGTCGGCCGACGGCGATGTCGTTTACGCAGTCGCTCCGGCGATCGCCGAGCAGTTCGCGCACATGCTCAGTTCGATCGGCGCAGATCAGCCGATTCCGAGCTGA
- the cei gene encoding envelope integrity protein Cei, which produces MVSLITEGSSTDDQGRPFRRRRAWPVIAVFAVLALIGSVLWVRILSAEAEVSDTVACNLPQPSSDPSAAAPLPLGTVVDRSKLLDVDPAPLAATKVRVFNANGEHGQAAQVAAQLSEFGFSSAPDVQVGNDPVYVDQNMECQGQIRFGANGLAAASSVWLVAPCAELVQDGRGDDTVDLALGTYNKGALTPNTDATAILHALAEQPANAEVAPMDIALLKAARTARC; this is translated from the coding sequence GTGGTTTCTCTGATCACCGAAGGCAGCTCTACCGATGACCAGGGACGTCCGTTCCGCCGTCGGCGCGCGTGGCCGGTGATCGCCGTGTTCGCGGTACTCGCATTGATCGGCAGTGTCTTGTGGGTCCGCATCCTGAGCGCCGAGGCGGAAGTCAGTGACACCGTCGCCTGCAACCTGCCGCAACCTTCGTCCGATCCTTCGGCAGCGGCGCCACTACCGCTGGGAACCGTCGTCGACCGCTCGAAGCTGCTCGACGTGGATCCCGCTCCCCTCGCCGCCACCAAGGTTCGTGTGTTCAACGCCAACGGTGAACACGGTCAGGCGGCCCAGGTGGCAGCGCAACTGAGCGAGTTCGGCTTCTCCAGCGCGCCGGACGTCCAGGTCGGAAACGACCCCGTCTACGTCGACCAGAACATGGAGTGCCAGGGTCAGATCCGATTCGGAGCGAACGGCCTCGCCGCCGCCAGTTCCGTCTGGCTGGTCGCCCCCTGCGCCGAACTGGTCCAGGACGGCCGCGGCGACGACACCGTCGACCTGGCTCTCGGCACCTACAACAAGGGCGCCCTGACCCCCAACACCGACGCTACCGCGATCCTGCATGCTCTGGCCGAGCAGCCCGCAAACGCCGAAGTCGCTCCGATGGACATCGCACTGCTCAAAGCAGCGCGCACGGCGCGATGCTGA
- a CDS encoding DUF4193 domain-containing protein, translating to MATDYDAPRRTESDEVSEDSLEELKARRNEAQSAVVDIDETDTAESFELPGADLSGEELSVRVVPKQADEFTCSSCFLVHHRSRLASDANGQLVCMDCAA from the coding sequence ATGGCAACTGACTACGACGCACCGAGGCGTACAGAGTCCGACGAGGTTTCGGAGGACTCGCTCGAGGAGCTGAAGGCGCGACGCAACGAAGCGCAGTCAGCCGTCGTCGACATCGACGAGACGGACACCGCGGAGTCCTTCGAGCTGCCGGGTGCCGACCTTTCCGGCGAGGAACTCTCGGTTCGAGTTGTTCCGAAGCAGGCAGACGAGTTCACGTGTTCGAGCTGCTTCCTGGTTCATCACCGCAGCCGCCTGGCCAGTGATGCCAACGGACAGCTCGTATGCATGGACTGCGCTGCCTGA
- a CDS encoding DUF3093 domain-containing protein, translating to MPETSRPDVATTTPPSTTLYSERLWVPIWWWIAGLAVAGLLAAEVHMGRPGLLSYLAYVVLLPIPIWAAFWLSRMRVEVVETAGVKELHVGRAHLPVELISRAAAVPASAKSAAMGRQLDPSAFVQHRPWVKTMVLIVLDDPEDPTPYWLVSTRRPADLLAALDL from the coding sequence GTGCCCGAAACATCTCGACCTGACGTCGCCACCACAACGCCCCCGTCCACGACGCTGTACTCCGAGCGCCTGTGGGTGCCGATCTGGTGGTGGATCGCCGGGTTGGCCGTAGCCGGACTCCTCGCGGCCGAGGTCCACATGGGCCGCCCGGGGCTTCTCTCGTACCTGGCGTACGTCGTACTACTCCCGATCCCGATCTGGGCGGCATTCTGGCTCAGCCGGATGCGCGTCGAGGTGGTGGAGACAGCAGGGGTGAAGGAACTGCACGTGGGTAGAGCCCACCTGCCGGTCGAATTGATTTCACGGGCGGCAGCAGTGCCGGCTTCCGCGAAGAGTGCTGCAATGGGGCGCCAACTCGATCCGTCGGCGTTCGTCCAGCATCGCCCATGGGTCAAGACAATGGTGTTGATCGTGCTCGACGACCCGGAGGATCCCACGCCGTACTGGTTGGTGAGCACACGTCGTCCCGCTGATCTGCTGGCTGCGCTGGATCTCTGA
- the dut gene encoding dUTP diphosphatase, with protein MSDHLSIALKRLDPDLPVPQRAHPGDAGVDLCSTSDVTIEPGHRTLVGTGIAIALPVGTVGLIHPRSGLAAKSGLSIVNAPGTVDAGYRGELKVCLINLDPATAIDIRRGDRIAQLVVQRVELPVFEEVESLDDTTRGTGGYGSSGGHAILDTDAPGAVVGEGV; from the coding sequence GTGAGCGACCATCTCTCCATCGCCTTGAAGCGACTGGATCCAGACCTGCCCGTTCCACAGCGTGCGCATCCCGGAGATGCGGGTGTGGATCTGTGCTCCACCAGCGACGTCACCATCGAACCCGGACACCGAACACTGGTCGGAACGGGGATCGCGATCGCTTTGCCGGTGGGCACCGTCGGGTTGATCCATCCGCGTTCCGGACTCGCCGCCAAATCGGGACTGTCGATCGTGAATGCGCCCGGAACCGTGGACGCGGGATACCGGGGCGAACTCAAGGTCTGCTTGATCAATCTCGATCCGGCCACAGCCATCGACATCCGCCGCGGTGACCGAATCGCTCAGCTCGTGGTTCAACGAGTCGAACTTCCGGTTTTCGAGGAAGTCGAATCGCTGGACGACACGACCAGAGGAACCGGAGGCTACGGTTCCAGCGGCGGGCACGCGATACTCGATACCGATGCGCCTGGCGCGGTAGTCGGAGAGGGAGTCTGA
- a CDS encoding DUF3710 domain-containing protein: protein MFGRKKKTDVDEETTSFFGDENDESVEIDEVEDDLEVTGDEFGDESEGPYDISEIDSDDPTAGRDGQRLDLGSVLVPMPTGGQLQVEMAPNGSPQAVHLVTEHGRITVAAYAAPKSPGQWREVVAELAQSLRDDNSAVSVENGPWGRELAAVTANMDLRFIGVDGPRWMVRCVVAGPSGSTAANAPLVAIARDILRDTVVNRGSEPHPVRTPLPVVLPQVLAEQLAAAHEQQLAAAQQQQVAAQQQQQSAPPAPPAPPARPTPPPRSGESGSAMQQLGQ, encoded by the coding sequence ATGTTCGGACGCAAGAAGAAGACAGATGTCGACGAGGAAACCACCAGCTTCTTCGGTGACGAGAACGACGAGTCGGTGGAGATCGACGAGGTCGAAGACGATCTCGAAGTCACCGGCGACGAGTTCGGTGACGAATCGGAAGGCCCTTACGACATCTCGGAGATCGATTCCGACGATCCGACGGCAGGCCGTGACGGTCAGCGTCTTGATCTCGGTTCCGTTCTGGTGCCGATGCCGACCGGCGGGCAGTTGCAGGTCGAGATGGCGCCCAACGGTTCGCCGCAGGCCGTGCACCTGGTCACCGAGCACGGCCGCATCACGGTTGCTGCCTACGCCGCCCCGAAATCGCCCGGTCAGTGGCGTGAGGTCGTTGCCGAGCTCGCGCAGTCGCTTCGCGACGACAATTCCGCGGTGAGCGTCGAGAACGGCCCGTGGGGCCGTGAACTGGCTGCTGTGACGGCCAACATGGACCTGCGGTTCATCGGCGTCGACGGTCCCCGGTGGATGGTGCGCTGCGTGGTCGCGGGTCCGAGTGGATCCACCGCCGCGAACGCTCCTCTGGTGGCAATCGCACGGGACATCTTGCGTGACACCGTCGTCAACCGAGGATCAGAGCCGCATCCGGTGCGGACACCGCTGCCCGTGGTGCTCCCGCAGGTGCTCGCCGAGCAGTTGGCGGCCGCACACGAGCAGCAGTTGGCGGCAGCGCAGCAGCAACAGGTCGCCGCCCAGCAGCAACAGCAGTCAGCACCGCCCGCTCCGCCGGCACCTCCAGCACGGCCGACCCCGCCGCCTCGTAGCGGCGAATCCGGTTCTGCCATGCAGCAATTGGGTCAGTAA
- a CDS encoding alpha/beta fold hydrolase, which translates to MQNSELATVAVVLPGTGSDAHFADRAFRAPLEALGVRIVAIEPDPRRVVDGYLDAMDRAADTHGRIIVGGVSIGAAVALQWAADNPDRTVSVLAALPAWTGSADDAPAAASARFTAGQLRSEGLESVIAAMLASSPAWLGAELERSWRSQWPDLPAALDEAASYHSLGESALRAVGVPVGIASAVDDPVHPASVAQAWAASLPRGAVATTTLDMIGRDPAVLGSTCIKALAAIESDTTASA; encoded by the coding sequence ATGCAGAACTCGGAATTGGCGACCGTTGCCGTCGTTCTCCCAGGTACAGGCTCTGACGCCCACTTCGCGGACCGCGCATTCCGGGCGCCGCTGGAGGCTCTGGGTGTGCGCATCGTCGCAATTGAACCGGACCCTCGGCGTGTCGTGGACGGCTATCTGGACGCGATGGACAGAGCCGCGGACACGCACGGCCGAATCATCGTCGGAGGGGTCTCGATCGGAGCGGCCGTTGCACTCCAGTGGGCCGCCGACAATCCCGATCGAACCGTGAGTGTGTTGGCAGCGCTTCCGGCCTGGACGGGCTCGGCCGACGACGCCCCCGCAGCAGCGAGCGCGCGGTTCACCGCCGGGCAACTGCGCTCCGAAGGCTTGGAGTCGGTGATCGCTGCGATGCTCGCGTCGAGTCCGGCGTGGCTCGGAGCCGAACTCGAGCGCTCCTGGCGCTCTCAGTGGCCCGATCTCCCGGCTGCGCTCGACGAGGCGGCGTCGTACCACTCACTCGGCGAGAGCGCGCTACGGGCGGTGGGCGTTCCGGTCGGCATTGCGTCGGCGGTGGACGATCCGGTTCATCCCGCGTCAGTGGCGCAGGCCTGGGCGGCTTCACTCCCCCGCGGCGCAGTCGCCACGACGACGCTCGACATGATCGGGCGCGACCCCGCGGTTCTCGGGTCCACCTGCATCAAAGCGCTCGCGGCGATCGAATCCGATACCACCGCGAGCGCCTGA
- a CDS encoding OB-fold nucleic acid binding domain-containing protein, whose protein sequence is MAPAAAGYFRRLTQRLTEDVDQLDAQEMAESNKASGGQKACDCRRGEEVTMVGRLRSVDACPKSGNASIEAEFFDGTEVINLVWIGRRRIPGIETGKTLLIRGRVGERDGRKAIFNPYYELRGE, encoded by the coding sequence ATGGCACCCGCCGCCGCAGGATATTTTCGTCGACTGACCCAGCGTCTGACCGAGGACGTCGACCAGTTGGACGCCCAGGAGATGGCCGAGTCCAACAAGGCTTCCGGAGGTCAGAAGGCATGCGATTGTCGTCGCGGTGAAGAAGTCACGATGGTGGGCCGACTCCGCAGCGTCGACGCGTGTCCCAAGTCGGGAAATGCCAGTATCGAGGCCGAGTTCTTCGATGGCACCGAGGTGATCAATCTCGTCTGGATCGGGCGTCGCCGGATCCCGGGAATCGAGACCGGTAAGACCCTGCTGATCCGCGGTCGTGTGGGCGAGCGTGACGGTCGCAAGGCGATCTTCAACCCTTACTACGAACTGCGCGGCGAATAG
- a CDS encoding DUF3159 domain-containing protein, producing MTETQQRSVIDQLGGLSGLIYSSLPILIFVPVNSIWNLTAAIWAALGVAVAIAAWRLFRKDSLQPAISGFLGVGVSAFIAYRTGDAKGYFLFGIYTSLAYGAVFLISILVRWPLVGIIWGYLNGHGNLWRKHSSAVRLYDVATAAWALVFGARYLVQSQLYDTDHTGWLAVARIGMGWPLTGLVLLVTVWAVRKADRIVEPEPVVEPESSEPTATDAGSEEVGSVNLTKPREDRDLS from the coding sequence GTGACTGAAACACAACAGCGATCGGTAATCGACCAACTCGGCGGGCTGAGTGGTCTGATCTATTCGTCTTTGCCGATTCTGATTTTTGTCCCGGTCAACAGCATCTGGAATCTCACCGCGGCAATCTGGGCCGCATTGGGCGTCGCTGTCGCTATCGCGGCCTGGCGCCTCTTCCGCAAGGATTCCCTCCAACCCGCTATTTCCGGTTTTCTCGGAGTCGGAGTTTCCGCATTCATCGCCTACCGCACCGGCGACGCCAAAGGATATTTCCTCTTCGGTATCTACACGAGCCTCGCCTACGGTGCGGTCTTCCTGATTTCGATCCTCGTACGCTGGCCCCTCGTCGGAATCATCTGGGGCTATCTCAACGGGCACGGCAATCTCTGGCGCAAGCACAGCTCCGCCGTCCGGCTCTACGACGTCGCGACGGCAGCGTGGGCGTTGGTCTTCGGTGCGCGGTATCTCGTTCAGTCACAGCTCTACGACACCGACCACACCGGATGGCTCGCAGTCGCGCGTATCGGCATGGGTTGGCCGTTGACCGGTTTGGTGCTGCTCGTGACGGTCTGGGCTGTGCGTAAGGCCGATCGCATCGTCGAGCCTGAACCGGTTGTGGAGCCCGAAAGCAGCGAGCCCACCGCCACGGACGCAGGGTCCGAAGAGGTGGGCTCGGTGAATCTGACGAAGCCGCGCGAAGACCGAGATCTCAGCTGA